A DNA window from Patagioenas fasciata isolate bPatFas1 chromosome 1, bPatFas1.hap1, whole genome shotgun sequence contains the following coding sequences:
- the CD47 gene encoding leukocyte surface antigen CD47 isoform X5, which yields MWLLAAWVLLSAVGAGSAQLTFSGPDVVERTDCNRTVTLPCYVNNLKENNIKVMFVTWKKQGKIIFSFDGAKQAFLRDETVPSANLTSQEDLPKGIASLTLISAEAGVGNYSCEVTESNREGETRVELRHSSGPWFLLVESAIIIVLLLLVIIFCSAQFSFIALKYEIEPQKKTGIIVAGVIFIVAAVVGTVLFAQDGYAAQNQAGLGLIVVPAMIAVPLQYFMFGIVFDSLPPTAFVLIFFQILGYIIAVVGFALCVSACPPLHGSVVIAGLAIMASANFISMAYVFITGSRMKDHPRPGKAVEEPLNDAKGVMLE from the exons aTGTGGCTGCTGGCTGCTTGGGTGTTGCTCAGCGCCGTGGGCGCCG gTTCTGCCCAGTTGACATTTAGCGGACCAGATGTTGTTGAAAGAACTGACTGTAATAGAACTGTCACTTTACCTTGCTACGTGAATAATCTAAAGGAGAACAATATAAAAGTCATGTTTGTTACGtggaaaaaacaaggaaaaataattttttcttttgatggAGCAAAACAGGCGTTTTTGAGAGATGAAACGGTCCCATCAGCTAACCTAACGTCTCAGGAGGATTTACCCAAGGGTATTGCCTCTCTAACGCTTATCAGTGCAGAGGCAGGTGTTGGCAATTACAGTTGTGAAGTAACAGAATCAAACAGAGAAGGAGAAACAAGAGTTGAACTTAGACACAGCTCAG GACCATGGTTTCTTCTAGTGGAAAGTGCTATCATCATAGTGTTGCTGTTATTAGTTATTATTTTCTGTTCGGCTCAGTTCAGTTTTATTG CATTAAAATATGAAATTGAACCTCAGAAGAAAACGGGAATTATTGTAGCAGGTGTCATCTTCATAGTTGCTGCTGTTGTAGGCACTGTTCTTTTTGCCCAAG ATGGCTATGCTGCACAGAATCAAGCTGGTCTTGGCCTAATTGTAGTCCCTGCTATGATTGCGGTACCGCTTCAATACTTTATGTTTGGAATTG tTTTCGATAGCCTACCCCCAACAGCATTTGTTCTGATATTTTTTCAAATACTTGGTTACATAATTGCTGTGGTTGGTTTTGCATTGTGTGTCTCAG CCTGTCCTCCGCTACATGGTTCTGTTGTGATTGCTGGCTTAGCTATTATGGCTAGTGCAAATTTCATTAGTATGGCTTACGTGTTTATTACAG gtTCCAGAATGAAAGATCATCCTCGTCCAGGG AAAGCTGTAGAAGAACCACTGAATG ATGCAAAAGGAGTGATGTTAGAATGA
- the CD47 gene encoding leukocyte surface antigen CD47 isoform X6, whose translation MCFLEEMMFKLVVCCTGSRVSDIASSQKCLGVIVCSAQLTFSGPDVVERTDCNRTVTLPCYVNNLKENNIKVMFVTWKKQGKIIFSFDGAKQAFLRDETVPSANLTSQEDLPKGIASLTLISAEAGVGNYSCEVTESNREGETRVELRHSSGPWFLLVESAIIIVLLLLVIIFCSAQFSFIALKYEIEPQKKTGIIVAGVIFIVAAVVGTVLFAQDGYAAQNQAGLGLIVVPAMIAVPLQYFMFGIVFDSLPPTAFVLIFFQILGYIIAVVGFALCVSACPPLHGSVVIAGLAIMASANFISMAYVFITGSRMKDHPRPGKAVEEPLNDAKGVMLE comes from the exons ATGTGTTTTCTTGAAGAAATGATGTTCAAACTGGTCGTCTGCTGTACTGGGTCTAGGGTTAGCGACATTGCCTCATCTCAAAAATGTTTGGGTGTCATTGTGT gTTCTGCCCAGTTGACATTTAGCGGACCAGATGTTGTTGAAAGAACTGACTGTAATAGAACTGTCACTTTACCTTGCTACGTGAATAATCTAAAGGAGAACAATATAAAAGTCATGTTTGTTACGtggaaaaaacaaggaaaaataattttttcttttgatggAGCAAAACAGGCGTTTTTGAGAGATGAAACGGTCCCATCAGCTAACCTAACGTCTCAGGAGGATTTACCCAAGGGTATTGCCTCTCTAACGCTTATCAGTGCAGAGGCAGGTGTTGGCAATTACAGTTGTGAAGTAACAGAATCAAACAGAGAAGGAGAAACAAGAGTTGAACTTAGACACAGCTCAG GACCATGGTTTCTTCTAGTGGAAAGTGCTATCATCATAGTGTTGCTGTTATTAGTTATTATTTTCTGTTCGGCTCAGTTCAGTTTTATTG CATTAAAATATGAAATTGAACCTCAGAAGAAAACGGGAATTATTGTAGCAGGTGTCATCTTCATAGTTGCTGCTGTTGTAGGCACTGTTCTTTTTGCCCAAG ATGGCTATGCTGCACAGAATCAAGCTGGTCTTGGCCTAATTGTAGTCCCTGCTATGATTGCGGTACCGCTTCAATACTTTATGTTTGGAATTG tTTTCGATAGCCTACCCCCAACAGCATTTGTTCTGATATTTTTTCAAATACTTGGTTACATAATTGCTGTGGTTGGTTTTGCATTGTGTGTCTCAG CCTGTCCTCCGCTACATGGTTCTGTTGTGATTGCTGGCTTAGCTATTATGGCTAGTGCAAATTTCATTAGTATGGCTTACGTGTTTATTACAG gtTCCAGAATGAAAGATCATCCTCGTCCAGGG AAAGCTGTAGAAGAACCACTGAATG ATGCAAAAGGAGTGATGTTAGAATGA
- the CD47 gene encoding leukocyte surface antigen CD47 isoform X1, with the protein MSFTNCKGYLFGDDTWTSFCSAQLTFSGPDVVERTDCNRTVTLPCYVNNLKENNIKVMFVTWKKQGKIIFSFDGAKQAFLRDETVPSANLTSQEDLPKGIASLTLISAEAGVGNYSCEVTESNREGETRVELRHSSGPWFLLVESAIIIVLLLLVIIFCSAQFSFIALKYEIEPQKKTGIIVAGVIFIVAAVVGTVLFAQDGYAAQNQAGLGLIVVPAMIAVPLQYFMFGIVFDSLPPTAFVLIFFQILGYIIAVVGFALCVSACPPLHGSVVIAGLAIMASANFISMAYVFITGSRMKDHPRPGKAVEEPLNDAKGVMLE; encoded by the exons ATGTCCTTTACAAACTGTAAAGGATACTTGTTTGGAGATGATACCTGGACCTCCTTTT gTTCTGCCCAGTTGACATTTAGCGGACCAGATGTTGTTGAAAGAACTGACTGTAATAGAACTGTCACTTTACCTTGCTACGTGAATAATCTAAAGGAGAACAATATAAAAGTCATGTTTGTTACGtggaaaaaacaaggaaaaataattttttcttttgatggAGCAAAACAGGCGTTTTTGAGAGATGAAACGGTCCCATCAGCTAACCTAACGTCTCAGGAGGATTTACCCAAGGGTATTGCCTCTCTAACGCTTATCAGTGCAGAGGCAGGTGTTGGCAATTACAGTTGTGAAGTAACAGAATCAAACAGAGAAGGAGAAACAAGAGTTGAACTTAGACACAGCTCAG GACCATGGTTTCTTCTAGTGGAAAGTGCTATCATCATAGTGTTGCTGTTATTAGTTATTATTTTCTGTTCGGCTCAGTTCAGTTTTATTG CATTAAAATATGAAATTGAACCTCAGAAGAAAACGGGAATTATTGTAGCAGGTGTCATCTTCATAGTTGCTGCTGTTGTAGGCACTGTTCTTTTTGCCCAAG ATGGCTATGCTGCACAGAATCAAGCTGGTCTTGGCCTAATTGTAGTCCCTGCTATGATTGCGGTACCGCTTCAATACTTTATGTTTGGAATTG tTTTCGATAGCCTACCCCCAACAGCATTTGTTCTGATATTTTTTCAAATACTTGGTTACATAATTGCTGTGGTTGGTTTTGCATTGTGTGTCTCAG CCTGTCCTCCGCTACATGGTTCTGTTGTGATTGCTGGCTTAGCTATTATGGCTAGTGCAAATTTCATTAGTATGGCTTACGTGTTTATTACAG gtTCCAGAATGAAAGATCATCCTCGTCCAGGG AAAGCTGTAGAAGAACCACTGAATG ATGCAAAAGGAGTGATGTTAGAATGA
- the CD47 gene encoding leukocyte surface antigen CD47 isoform X2 — protein MSFTNCKGYLFGDDTWTSFCSAQLTFSGPDVVERTDCNRTVTLPCYVNNLKENNIKVMFVTWKKQGKIIFSFDGAKQAFLRDETVPSANLTSQEDLPKGIASLTLISAEAGVGNYSCEVTESNREGETRVELRHSSGPWFLLVESAIIIVLLLLVIIFCSAQFSFIALKYEIEPQKKTGIIVAGVIFIVAAVVGTVLFAQDGYAAQNQAGLGLIVVPAMIAVPLQYFMFGIVFDSLPPTAFVLIFFQILGYIIAVVGFALCVSACPPLHGSVVIAGLAIMASANFISMAYVFITGSRMKDHPRPGNHYLLYMSIRVI, from the exons ATGTCCTTTACAAACTGTAAAGGATACTTGTTTGGAGATGATACCTGGACCTCCTTTT gTTCTGCCCAGTTGACATTTAGCGGACCAGATGTTGTTGAAAGAACTGACTGTAATAGAACTGTCACTTTACCTTGCTACGTGAATAATCTAAAGGAGAACAATATAAAAGTCATGTTTGTTACGtggaaaaaacaaggaaaaataattttttcttttgatggAGCAAAACAGGCGTTTTTGAGAGATGAAACGGTCCCATCAGCTAACCTAACGTCTCAGGAGGATTTACCCAAGGGTATTGCCTCTCTAACGCTTATCAGTGCAGAGGCAGGTGTTGGCAATTACAGTTGTGAAGTAACAGAATCAAACAGAGAAGGAGAAACAAGAGTTGAACTTAGACACAGCTCAG GACCATGGTTTCTTCTAGTGGAAAGTGCTATCATCATAGTGTTGCTGTTATTAGTTATTATTTTCTGTTCGGCTCAGTTCAGTTTTATTG CATTAAAATATGAAATTGAACCTCAGAAGAAAACGGGAATTATTGTAGCAGGTGTCATCTTCATAGTTGCTGCTGTTGTAGGCACTGTTCTTTTTGCCCAAG ATGGCTATGCTGCACAGAATCAAGCTGGTCTTGGCCTAATTGTAGTCCCTGCTATGATTGCGGTACCGCTTCAATACTTTATGTTTGGAATTG tTTTCGATAGCCTACCCCCAACAGCATTTGTTCTGATATTTTTTCAAATACTTGGTTACATAATTGCTGTGGTTGGTTTTGCATTGTGTGTCTCAG CCTGTCCTCCGCTACATGGTTCTGTTGTGATTGCTGGCTTAGCTATTATGGCTAGTGCAAATTTCATTAGTATGGCTTACGTGTTTATTACAG gtTCCAGAATGAAAGATCATCCTCGTCCAGGG AATCACTACTTACTGTATATGTCAATTAGAGTAATTTAA
- the CD47 gene encoding leukocyte surface antigen CD47 isoform X3, whose amino-acid sequence MSFTNCKGYLFGDDTWTSFCSAQLTFSGPDVVERTDCNRTVTLPCYVNNLKENNIKVMFVTWKKQGKIIFSFDGAKQAFLRDETVPSANLTSQEDLPKGIASLTLISAEAGVGNYSCEVTESNREGETRVELRHSSGPWFLLVESAIIIVLLLLVIIFCSAQFSFIALKYEIEPQKKTGIIVAGVIFIVAAVVGTVLFAQDGYAAQNQAGLGLIVVPAMIAVPLQYFMFGIVFDSLPPTAFVLIFFQILGYIIAVVGFALCVSACPPLHGSVVIAGLAIMASANFISMAYVFITGSRMKDHPRPGMQKE is encoded by the exons ATGTCCTTTACAAACTGTAAAGGATACTTGTTTGGAGATGATACCTGGACCTCCTTTT gTTCTGCCCAGTTGACATTTAGCGGACCAGATGTTGTTGAAAGAACTGACTGTAATAGAACTGTCACTTTACCTTGCTACGTGAATAATCTAAAGGAGAACAATATAAAAGTCATGTTTGTTACGtggaaaaaacaaggaaaaataattttttcttttgatggAGCAAAACAGGCGTTTTTGAGAGATGAAACGGTCCCATCAGCTAACCTAACGTCTCAGGAGGATTTACCCAAGGGTATTGCCTCTCTAACGCTTATCAGTGCAGAGGCAGGTGTTGGCAATTACAGTTGTGAAGTAACAGAATCAAACAGAGAAGGAGAAACAAGAGTTGAACTTAGACACAGCTCAG GACCATGGTTTCTTCTAGTGGAAAGTGCTATCATCATAGTGTTGCTGTTATTAGTTATTATTTTCTGTTCGGCTCAGTTCAGTTTTATTG CATTAAAATATGAAATTGAACCTCAGAAGAAAACGGGAATTATTGTAGCAGGTGTCATCTTCATAGTTGCTGCTGTTGTAGGCACTGTTCTTTTTGCCCAAG ATGGCTATGCTGCACAGAATCAAGCTGGTCTTGGCCTAATTGTAGTCCCTGCTATGATTGCGGTACCGCTTCAATACTTTATGTTTGGAATTG tTTTCGATAGCCTACCCCCAACAGCATTTGTTCTGATATTTTTTCAAATACTTGGTTACATAATTGCTGTGGTTGGTTTTGCATTGTGTGTCTCAG CCTGTCCTCCGCTACATGGTTCTGTTGTGATTGCTGGCTTAGCTATTATGGCTAGTGCAAATTTCATTAGTATGGCTTACGTGTTTATTACAG gtTCCAGAATGAAAGATCATCCTCGTCCAGGG ATGCAAAAGGAGTGA
- the CD47 gene encoding leukocyte surface antigen CD47 isoform X4: protein MSFTNCKGYLFGDDTWTSFCSAQLTFSGPDVVERTDCNRTVTLPCYVNNLKENNIKVMFVTWKKQGKIIFSFDGAKQAFLRDETVPSANLTSQEDLPKGIASLTLISAEAGVGNYSCEVTESNREGETRVELRHSSGPWFLLVESAIIIVLLLLVIIFCSAQFSFIALKYEIEPQKKTGIIVAGVIFIVAAVVGTVLFAQDGYAAQNQAGLGLIVVPAMIAVPLQYFMFGIVFDSLPPTAFVLIFFQILGYIIAVVGFALCVSACPPLHGSVVIAGLAIMASANFISMAYVFITGSRMKDHPRPGK from the exons ATGTCCTTTACAAACTGTAAAGGATACTTGTTTGGAGATGATACCTGGACCTCCTTTT gTTCTGCCCAGTTGACATTTAGCGGACCAGATGTTGTTGAAAGAACTGACTGTAATAGAACTGTCACTTTACCTTGCTACGTGAATAATCTAAAGGAGAACAATATAAAAGTCATGTTTGTTACGtggaaaaaacaaggaaaaataattttttcttttgatggAGCAAAACAGGCGTTTTTGAGAGATGAAACGGTCCCATCAGCTAACCTAACGTCTCAGGAGGATTTACCCAAGGGTATTGCCTCTCTAACGCTTATCAGTGCAGAGGCAGGTGTTGGCAATTACAGTTGTGAAGTAACAGAATCAAACAGAGAAGGAGAAACAAGAGTTGAACTTAGACACAGCTCAG GACCATGGTTTCTTCTAGTGGAAAGTGCTATCATCATAGTGTTGCTGTTATTAGTTATTATTTTCTGTTCGGCTCAGTTCAGTTTTATTG CATTAAAATATGAAATTGAACCTCAGAAGAAAACGGGAATTATTGTAGCAGGTGTCATCTTCATAGTTGCTGCTGTTGTAGGCACTGTTCTTTTTGCCCAAG ATGGCTATGCTGCACAGAATCAAGCTGGTCTTGGCCTAATTGTAGTCCCTGCTATGATTGCGGTACCGCTTCAATACTTTATGTTTGGAATTG tTTTCGATAGCCTACCCCCAACAGCATTTGTTCTGATATTTTTTCAAATACTTGGTTACATAATTGCTGTGGTTGGTTTTGCATTGTGTGTCTCAG CCTGTCCTCCGCTACATGGTTCTGTTGTGATTGCTGGCTTAGCTATTATGGCTAGTGCAAATTTCATTAGTATGGCTTACGTGTTTATTACAG gtTCCAGAATGAAAGATCATCCTCGTCCAGGG